The Bacteroidales bacterium DNA segment CAGGCGCGATACATCGGTTTCGCCATAATGATAGGGATAGAGTATTTTAGGCCGAAGTACCTTGGCCGTGGCTACTATCTGTTCAGGGGTCATTGTAAAAGGCTGATTCATGGGCAGAAAAGCAATATCCACACCGCGTATGGCTGCCATCTCGGGAATATTTTCCGT contains these protein-coding regions:
- a CDS encoding MBL fold metallo-hydrolase; this encodes TENIPEMAAIRGVDIAFLPMNQPFTMTPEQIVATAKVLRPKILYPYHYGETDVSRLKSLMKEVKDVELRIRDMK